One genomic region from Motacilla alba alba isolate MOTALB_02 chromosome 5, Motacilla_alba_V1.0_pri, whole genome shotgun sequence encodes:
- the WDR20 gene encoding WD repeat-containing protein 20 isoform X5, which produces MLNPCLCCAAGAPACGCAGARGAQAADLSKPIDKRIYKGTQPTCHDFNHLTATAESVSLLVGFSAGQVQLIDPIKKETSKLFNEERLIDKSRVTCVKWVPGSESLFLVAHSSGNMYLYNVEHTCGTTAPHYQLLKQGESFAVHTCKSKSTRNPLLKWTVGEGALNEFAFSPDGKFLACVSQDGFLRVFNFDSVELHGTMKSYFGGLLCVCWSPDGKYIVTGGEDDLVTVWSFVDCRVIARGHGHKSWVSVVAFDPYTTSVEESDPMEFSGSDEDFQDLHFGRDRANSTQSRLSKRNSTDSRPVSVTYRFGSVGQDTQLCLWDLTEDILFPHQPLSRARTHTNVMNATSPPAGSGGTNPGSNGNSITTPGNSVPPPLPRSNSLPHSAVSNAGSKSSVMDGAIASGVSKFATLSLHDRKERHHEKDHKRNHSMGHISSKSSDKLNLVTKTKTDPAKTLGTPLCPRMEDVPLLEPLICKKIAHERLTVLIFLEDCIVTACQEGFICTWARPGKVIQQNTDMAVSRFSLHTCPVGAGAECRHSF; this is translated from the exons GCTGCGGACTTGAGTAAACCAATAGACAAAAGGATATACAAAGGAACACAGCCTACATGCCACGACTTCAATCATTTAACAGCCACAGCAGAAAGTGTGTCTCTTCTAGTGGGCTTCTCTGCAGGCCAGGTCCAACTTATAGACcctattaaaaaagaaactagCAAATTATTTAATGAGGAA aGACTAATAGACAAGTCCCGAGTAACCTGTGTAAAATGGGTACCAGGTTCGGAAAGCCTTTTCCTAGTAGCTCATTCCAGTGGCAATATGTACTTGTATAACGTGGAGCACACTTGTGGTACCACAGCCCCGCACTACCAGCTACTTAAACAAGGAGAGAGTTTTGCAGTGCACACTTGCAAGAGTAAATCCACAAGAAACCCTCTGCTTAAATGGACAGTAGGTGAGGGTGCCCTGAACGAATTTGCCTTTTCCCCTGACGGGAAGTTCTTGGCGTGTGTGAGCCAGGATGGTTTCCTTCGCGTGTTTAACTTTGATTCGGTGGAATTGCATGGTACAATGAAAAGCTACTTTGGAGgactgctgtgtgtgtgttggaGCCCCGATGGGAAATACATAGTGACAGGCGGAGAGGATGACTTGGTGACAGTTTGGTCTTTCGTGGACTGTCGAGTTATAGCGCGAGGCCACGGACATAAATCGTGGGTCAGTGTCGTTGCGTTTGATCCGTATACCACTAGTGTAGAAGAGAGCGACCCGATGGAATTTAGCGGAAGCGATGAGGATTTCCAAGACCTTCATTTTGGCAGAGATCGAGCGAATAGCACGCAATCTAGGCTATCCAAAAGGAACTCTACAGACAGTCGTCCAGTAAGTGTTACGTATAGATTTGGTTCAGTAGGCCAGGACACGCAGCTCTGTTTGTGGGATCTTACAGAAGATATCCTCTTCCCCCACCAACCTCTCTCAAGAGCAAGGACACATACAAATGTCATGAATGCCACAAGTCCACCTGCGGGAAGCGGTGGAACTAACCCAGGAAGTAATGGAAACAGTATCACAACACCGGGAAACTCTGTACCCCCTCCTCTTCCACGGTCAAACAGCCTTCCACACTCTGCAGTCTCAAATGCTGGCAGTAAAAGCAGTGTCATGGATGGTGCCATTGCTTCTGGCGTTAGTAAATTTGCAACCTTATCGCTACACGATCGGAAGGAAAGACACCATGAAAAAGATCACAAGAGAAACCATAGCATGGGACATATATCTAGCAAGAGCAGTGACAAACTGAACCTAGTTACTAAAACCAAAACGGACCCAGCTAAAACTTTGGGAACACCTCTCTGTCCCCGAATGGAAGATGTTCCCTTGTTAGAGCCTCTTATCTGTAAAAAGATAGCACATGAAAGACTGACTGtgttaatttttcttgaagACTGTATAGTCACTGCTTGTCAGGAGGGATTTATTTGCACATGGGCAAGGCCTGGTAAAGTG ATTCAGCAGAACACAGACATGGCTGTATCTAGATTCTCTCTGCACACCTGTCCGGtaggagctggggcagagtgtCGTCATTCCTTCTAG